Proteins found in one Meiothermus cerbereus DSM 11376 genomic segment:
- the rsmA gene encoding 16S rRNA (adenine(1518)-N(6)/adenine(1519)-N(6))-dimethyltransferase RsmA, whose amino-acid sequence MNLTSPKVVRELLGRYGLSADKRFGQNFLVERGYLQKIVEAVGLQPGDTVYEVGPGLGTLTRALAEAGAKVISIEMDRRLEAVYAETLAGLPVQIIWGDALVFDWASLPAQSLFAGNLPYNIATPLITRLLLSGRFRRIVALVQKEVALRMTARPATPEYGLLSLRVQYHALARRIVDVPPGAFFPPPKVTSSVVCLEPNDKPDHPALFRLAEAAFAQRRKTLVNALKAAGYAPERVANALEELGLPLTVRGEALSLQQFEQLADRMG is encoded by the coding sequence GTGAACCTCACATCGCCCAAGGTTGTTCGGGAACTGCTGGGTCGCTATGGCCTGAGCGCAGATAAGCGATTCGGGCAGAACTTCCTGGTCGAGCGGGGCTATTTGCAGAAAATTGTCGAAGCGGTAGGGCTGCAGCCTGGCGACACTGTTTATGAGGTGGGGCCTGGACTGGGAACCCTAACCAGGGCTTTAGCAGAGGCTGGCGCAAAGGTAATCAGCATCGAGATGGATCGCCGGCTCGAGGCCGTCTACGCCGAAACCCTGGCCGGCTTGCCGGTACAGATCATCTGGGGTGATGCGCTTGTTTTTGACTGGGCCAGCCTGCCCGCGCAGAGCTTGTTTGCCGGCAACCTGCCCTACAACATTGCCACGCCACTTATAACCAGGCTCTTGCTTTCGGGTCGGTTTCGGCGGATTGTTGCGCTGGTGCAAAAAGAGGTGGCGCTGCGCATGACCGCCCGGCCCGCCACGCCCGAGTACGGTTTGCTTTCGCTAAGGGTGCAGTACCACGCCCTGGCCCGGCGGATTGTGGATGTGCCCCCGGGCGCTTTCTTTCCCCCACCCAAGGTAACGAGCTCTGTAGTCTGTTTGGAACCCAACGACAAGCCCGACCATCCAGCCCTCTTTCGCTTAGCCGAAGCTGCTTTTGCCCAACGCCGCAAAACCCTGGTGAATGCCCTAAAAGCCGCCGGCTATGCGCCAGAAAGGGTGGCAAACGCGCTGGAAGAGCTTGGCCTTCCCTTGACTGTGCGTGGCGAGGCCCTCAGTTTGCAGCAGTTTGAACAGCTGGCAGATCGCATGGGGTAG
- the mscL gene encoding large conductance mechanosensitive channel protein MscL, with protein MLEGFKKFIMRGNVLDLAVGVIIGGAFGAIVNSLVADIITPLIGMIFGAPDFSALKLGALNIGKFINAVVSFLMVAFALYFFVVTPMNKLQEMSKRKEPEAPAAPPEEVVLLREIRDALKK; from the coding sequence ATGCTGGAAGGGTTCAAAAAGTTCATCATGCGTGGAAATGTGCTCGACCTGGCGGTGGGTGTGATTATTGGGGGCGCCTTCGGGGCCATTGTTAACTCACTAGTTGCGGACATCATCACCCCTTTAATTGGCATGATTTTTGGTGCACCCGACTTCTCGGCCCTCAAGCTGGGGGCGCTGAACATCGGCAAGTTTATCAATGCCGTGGTGAGCTTTCTGATGGTGGCCTTCGCCCTGTATTTCTTTGTGGTCACGCCCATGAACAAGCTGCAGGAGATGTCCAAAAGAAAAGAGCCCGAGGCTCCTGCGGCCCCACCCGAGGAAGTTGTCCTGTTGCGCGAAATCCGCGATGCACTGAAGAAATAA
- the hisH gene encoding imidazole glycerol phosphate synthase subunit HisH — MKTLLIDYGSGNLHSAAKALQATGYRVTVSDDPRQVAKHDLLVLPGQGHFGQVMRSFQASGFEEGVRQHIAMGKPFLGICVGMQILFEGSEEAPETAGLGLVRGRLARFQAARVPQVGWNTVEYSAHFEHLSGRYFYFVHSYFAPLVEGSIGITEYGGTRFTALYARDNMVAPQFHPEKSGRVGLLLLEAIRQYLVCGL, encoded by the coding sequence ATGAAAACCCTCTTGATCGACTACGGCTCGGGCAACCTGCACAGCGCCGCCAAGGCCCTGCAAGCCACGGGCTACCGGGTCACGGTCTCGGACGACCCCCGTCAGGTAGCAAAACACGACTTGCTGGTGTTGCCGGGACAGGGCCACTTTGGGCAGGTCATGCGCTCCTTCCAGGCCTCGGGATTCGAGGAGGGGGTGCGCCAGCACATTGCGATGGGCAAGCCTTTTTTGGGCATTTGCGTGGGGATGCAGATCCTGTTCGAAGGCTCCGAGGAAGCGCCCGAAACCGCCGGGCTGGGGCTGGTGCGGGGCCGGCTGGCCCGCTTCCAGGCCGCGCGGGTGCCGCAGGTGGGTTGGAACACGGTGGAATACAGCGCCCACTTCGAGCACCTGTCGGGCCGCTATTTCTATTTTGTGCACTCCTACTTTGCCCCCCTGGTGGAGGGGAGCATTGGCATCACCGAATATGGCGGAACCCGCTTCACTGCACTCTACGCGCGGGACAACATGGTGGCCCCACAGTTCCACCCGGAAAAAAGCGGCAGGGTGGGGCTTTTGTTGCTCGAGGCCATTCGGCAGTATTTGGTTTGCGGGCTGTAG
- the hisB gene encoding imidazoleglycerol-phosphate dehydratase HisB → MRSAFIERNTAETQIKLSLSLDAAPGGQISTGLGFLDHMLVALERHGRFGLSIEAKGDLAVDVHHLVEDVGIVLGMALRQAVGEGRGLERYGEATVPMDETLVQVVLDLSGRSHLAFVPEELSIEGSAGGLNAYHLREFLRGLCNQAGLTLHVRVLAGREAHHVLEATFKALARALYQATRLTRPDLPSTKEVL, encoded by the coding sequence ATGCGTAGCGCCTTCATCGAGCGCAACACCGCCGAGACCCAGATCAAACTGAGCCTGAGCCTTGATGCTGCGCCGGGTGGGCAGATCTCGACCGGCCTGGGGTTTCTCGATCACATGCTGGTGGCCCTAGAGCGGCACGGGCGGTTTGGCTTGAGCATCGAAGCCAAGGGCGACCTGGCCGTGGATGTGCACCACCTGGTGGAAGACGTGGGCATCGTGCTGGGTATGGCCCTGCGGCAGGCGGTGGGGGAGGGTAGGGGCCTCGAGCGCTACGGCGAGGCCACCGTGCCCATGGACGAAACCCTGGTGCAGGTGGTGCTGGATCTGTCCGGGCGCAGCCACCTGGCCTTTGTGCCCGAAGAGCTGAGCATTGAAGGGAGCGCCGGGGGTCTGAATGCCTATCACCTGCGCGAGTTTTTGCGGGGGCTTTGCAACCAAGCTGGCCTGACCCTGCACGTGCGGGTCTTGGCGGGGCGCGAAGCCCACCATGTGCTCGAGGCCACCTTCAAGGCCCTGGCCCGGGCCCTCTACCAGGCCACCCGCCTGACCCGGCCCGACCTGCCCAGCACCAAGGAAGTGCTGTAG
- the bshA gene encoding N-acetyl-alpha-D-glucosaminyl L-malate synthase BshA: MRIGMVCYPGLGGSGIVASELADRLTQRGHTVYLFATELPMRLPAGSPVRFVPVEVPNYPVFPAPLYTLALAGALERAIREEHLEILHTHYAIPHAVAAELAAEGRIPLVHTLHGTDVTLLGIDPAYQALTARALQKAAAVTAVSHSLAQQAQRIFGVSPQVIYNAVDTQRFRPNPQAKRFYAAQDEFLLVHASNFRAVKRVGDIVHVFAKVRQKVRARLVLVGSGPERAEALSIAHNLGVDDSVTSLATAKNPEEVIGAADVFLLASEYEGFGQSGLEALACGVPVVATRVGGIPEWLTPEVGRLVEFGDLEAFAQAVVELLTSPNLAQMREAARNYAQAHFNPDHITHQYEQVYRLAIKNKTFEPESSV, from the coding sequence ATGCGAATCGGAATGGTGTGTTATCCAGGCCTGGGGGGCAGCGGGATTGTGGCCTCGGAGCTGGCCGATCGGCTGACCCAGAGGGGTCATACGGTTTATCTGTTTGCCACCGAGCTTCCCATGCGCCTGCCCGCAGGGAGTCCGGTGCGGTTTGTACCGGTGGAGGTGCCTAATTATCCGGTATTTCCGGCCCCTCTTTACACCCTGGCCCTGGCGGGGGCGCTCGAGCGGGCCATTCGTGAAGAACACCTGGAAATACTCCACACCCACTACGCCATCCCCCACGCTGTAGCCGCCGAGCTGGCCGCGGAAGGCCGCATTCCCCTGGTGCACACCCTGCACGGCACCGACGTAACCCTCCTGGGCATAGACCCGGCCTATCAGGCCCTGACCGCCAGAGCCCTGCAAAAAGCTGCTGCCGTAACGGCGGTCTCGCATAGCCTGGCCCAGCAGGCTCAGCGCATCTTTGGGGTAAGCCCGCAGGTCATCTACAACGCCGTAGATACCCAACGCTTTCGACCCAACCCCCAGGCCAAACGCTTCTATGCAGCCCAGGACGAGTTTCTGCTGGTACACGCCTCTAACTTTCGCGCGGTCAAGCGGGTGGGCGACATCGTGCATGTATTCGCCAAAGTCCGCCAGAAGGTAAGGGCCCGGCTGGTTCTGGTGGGCAGCGGGCCGGAGCGGGCCGAGGCCCTCTCGATTGCCCATAACCTGGGGGTAGACGACAGCGTAACCTCGCTCGCTACGGCCAAAAACCCCGAAGAGGTCATCGGTGCGGCGGATGTGTTCTTACTGGCCTCGGAGTACGAAGGGTTCGGCCAGTCGGGCCTCGAGGCCCTGGCCTGTGGAGTTCCGGTAGTAGCGACCCGGGTTGGCGGTATTCCCGAATGGCTCACCCCGGAAGTAGGCCGCCTGGTAGAGTTTGGCGACCTCGAGGCCTTTGCACAAGCAGTAGTAGAACTGCTTACATCCCCCAACCTAGCCCAGATGCGCGAGGCGGCCCGTAACTATGCCCAGGCCCATTTCAACCCCGACCACATTACCCATCAGTATGAGCAGGTTTACCGGCTGGCTATAAAAAACAAAACCTTCGAGCCAGAATCCTCGGTTTGA
- a CDS encoding pyridoxal phosphate-dependent aminotransferase produces the protein MKAFKPHLQGLPSYPYKKVEAPIKLDQNESPYDLPAELKQRVLERLQNLQFNRYPHLHAEDVRERLSAHLGWPMEGLVVSPGSNLLIQALALAAGQVLDTAPSFPHYALSAKLADTPYRAISLGPGFDLPTGALLKAMEAEPGVLFLPNPHAPTARLFAEEDLRLLAEKAAQTGWLLVLDEAYHQFSGTDYSPLARANPNVAILRTFSKAWGLGGIRAGYLLASPEVASVVQNFVPPFGLPAHTAQILLTVLEAPGYVQGIVQSLLAEREKLFRALQQHPTWQVYPSQTNFLLIRTPDAAAAYSGLLRQGILVRRQDHYPGLEGCIRVSLGTPQENQRFLQAAFALTEVPHA, from the coding sequence GTGAAGGCCTTTAAGCCCCACCTACAGGGACTGCCCAGCTACCCTTACAAAAAGGTAGAAGCGCCCATCAAGCTCGATCAGAACGAAAGCCCCTACGACCTACCTGCCGAGCTCAAGCAGCGGGTTTTAGAGCGTTTGCAAAACCTACAATTCAATCGGTATCCCCATTTGCACGCCGAGGATGTGCGGGAAAGGCTATCGGCGCATCTGGGCTGGCCCATGGAAGGGCTGGTGGTTTCTCCGGGCTCCAACCTGCTCATTCAAGCCCTGGCCCTGGCGGCGGGGCAGGTGCTGGATACTGCGCCTTCTTTCCCTCACTACGCGCTCAGTGCAAAACTGGCGGACACACCTTATCGGGCCATTTCCCTGGGCCCTGGCTTTGACCTACCGACCGGGGCTTTGCTAAAGGCCATGGAGGCCGAGCCAGGGGTGCTGTTTCTGCCCAACCCCCACGCGCCCACGGCCCGGCTTTTTGCCGAAGAAGACCTTCGCCTTCTGGCCGAAAAGGCCGCGCAAACGGGCTGGTTGCTGGTCTTAGACGAAGCCTACCACCAGTTTTCGGGCACGGATTATTCGCCGCTGGCTCGAGCCAACCCCAACGTAGCCATCCTGCGCACCTTCTCCAAAGCCTGGGGGCTGGGGGGTATCCGGGCGGGCTACCTGCTGGCCTCGCCGGAGGTGGCCAGCGTGGTGCAGAACTTCGTTCCACCCTTTGGCCTGCCGGCCCACACCGCCCAGATTTTGCTCACGGTGCTGGAGGCACCCGGCTACGTGCAGGGGATTGTGCAAAGCCTGCTGGCCGAGCGGGAAAAGCTGTTCCGGGCGCTGCAGCAGCACCCCACCTGGCAGGTGTATCCGAGCCAGACCAACTTCCTGCTCATCCGCACCCCCGACGCCGCCGCCGCCTACAGCGGGCTGCTGCGACAGGGCATCCTGGTGCGGCGGCAGGACCACTATCCTGGCCTGGAAGGCTGCATCCGGGTCTCGCTGGGTACGCCCCAGGAAAACCAGCGTTTTTTGCAGGCTGCCTTCGCCTTGACCGAGGTGCCCCATGCGTAG
- a CDS encoding carbohydrate kinase family protein, which produces MRFFVVGDVSVDLIYFLERIPEPGEEIPAQRAVMKPGGAGGTLAAHLASLDNKVYLASRVGDDPFRSVALSQLEKVKVDLKYLQVDPEQTTSSILILLVPGGERSMISAGGASRFLDAAEFKPKMLDQVDAVVFSAYAFVGGPQRQYAINALDAARKRELPIFADLGTGAVRAAGKELLDILRGVPYLLMNQVELQALTGTSSISDGVAELKGWGHETVVVKVGAMGSIVITPTRQELIEPYPLEEVVDTTGSGDAFTATFAHAILQGKDPFVAARLGNLAGSLAATAIGGQGRLITEEDLLQAR; this is translated from the coding sequence ATGCGATTTTTTGTCGTAGGAGATGTATCGGTTGACCTCATCTACTTTCTCGAGCGAATCCCCGAGCCAGGCGAGGAAATTCCCGCTCAGCGCGCCGTGATGAAGCCTGGAGGCGCAGGAGGCACCCTAGCGGCCCACCTGGCCAGCTTGGACAATAAGGTGTACCTGGCCAGCCGGGTGGGGGATGACCCCTTCCGCAGCGTGGCCCTATCGCAGCTCGAAAAAGTTAAGGTTGACCTCAAATATCTACAGGTAGACCCGGAGCAAACCACCTCTTCGATTCTGATTCTGCTGGTTCCGGGCGGTGAACGCTCCATGATTTCTGCTGGAGGCGCCAGCCGCTTCCTGGATGCAGCCGAGTTTAAGCCCAAAATGCTAGACCAGGTGGACGCAGTTGTTTTTTCTGCCTACGCCTTTGTGGGCGGGCCCCAGCGGCAATACGCTATCAACGCCCTGGACGCAGCCCGTAAGCGCGAGTTGCCCATCTTTGCCGACCTGGGCACTGGCGCAGTGCGCGCTGCTGGAAAAGAGCTACTGGATATCCTGCGCGGGGTTCCCTATCTGCTGATGAACCAAGTGGAACTACAGGCGCTGACGGGTACTTCCTCCATAAGCGATGGGGTTGCTGAGTTAAAGGGCTGGGGCCACGAAACGGTAGTGGTAAAGGTTGGGGCGATGGGCTCCATCGTGATTACACCAACCCGCCAGGAACTGATAGAACCCTATCCCCTAGAGGAAGTGGTAGATACCACCGGCTCCGGCGATGCCTTCACAGCCACCTTCGCCCACGCCATCCTGCAAGGCAAGGATCCCTTCGTCGCCGCCCGTCTGGGGAATCTGGCCGGCTCGCTGGCAGCCACGGCAATTGGCGGACAGGGACGGCTGATTACTGAGGAAGACCTTTTGCAGGCCCGGTAG
- a CDS encoding metallophosphoesterase gives MKVIAIGDLHADFPKLWRALRNSYAVGEDWLPSDPLRRGTYRVVLMGDLVHPKLLADYRRLTGLEDYDPHNPDHLRMAAKAQIRELMRIKRFQEAAPEHITILMGNHDYAAISGDMVLGNAHLEHKEFHPELGGVELPEEIKNWIQTFPTQINLYGVNFAHVGPVPWLQTYDEMFYNGREAKEWWLSNADYVERMGYRFGVYGHTVMKNGILIKDKLALIDALDHNQYLELILDENRLDWEIVEIPPVGASFF, from the coding sequence ATCAAGGTTATTGCGATTGGAGACTTGCACGCCGATTTTCCTAAGCTGTGGCGGGCTTTGAGGAATTCCTACGCCGTGGGAGAGGACTGGCTGCCTTCCGACCCCCTGCGGCGCGGTACCTACCGCGTGGTTTTGATGGGCGACCTGGTACATCCGAAGCTCCTGGCCGACTACCGCCGCCTGACCGGCCTGGAAGACTACGACCCCCACAACCCGGATCACCTGCGCATGGCGGCTAAGGCACAGATTCGCGAATTGATGCGCATCAAGCGTTTTCAGGAAGCTGCTCCGGAACACATCACCATCCTGATGGGTAATCACGACTATGCCGCTATTTCAGGCGATATGGTGCTGGGCAACGCCCACCTCGAGCACAAAGAGTTCCACCCCGAGCTGGGCGGGGTAGAGCTGCCCGAAGAGATAAAAAACTGGATACAAACTTTTCCCACTCAGATCAATCTCTATGGGGTCAATTTTGCCCACGTGGGGCCGGTGCCCTGGCTACAAACCTACGATGAAATGTTTTACAACGGGCGTGAAGCCAAGGAGTGGTGGCTCAGCAATGCCGACTATGTCGAGCGAATGGGTTACCGCTTTGGCGTATACGGGCACACCGTGATGAAAAACGGCATTCTGATCAAGGATAAGCTGGCCCTGATCGACGCGCTCGACCATAACCAGTACCTGGAACTTATTCTTGATGAGAACAGACTGGACTGGGAAATAGTAGAGATTCCTCCCGTAGGAGCAAGCTTCTTTTAG
- the mreC gene encoding rod shape-determining protein MreC: MSDTLLRRGLLAGLLLLGILLATITRQSAPSLPGEFAASIAPLFGFSFRLGQNTRASLAAIFDRRDLRAEQRRMQAELQLLRQENQRLTLENRRLQATLRVQAVQGLGVVAVAPVIDDDPSGLYRRLFLGAGAAQGLRVGMPVTSANGLVGVITEVTANNAVVRTILDPESRVGVRLAGAPGRGIAYGAPPRMLRVEIAPEASVKPGDKVVSGALQGLYPAGITVGTVEQVLPVSPGALKKVLLVRPAVQLSLLEEVQVLRPL; this comes from the coding sequence GTGAGCGATACCTTATTGCGTCGGGGTTTGTTGGCGGGGCTACTGCTGCTGGGCATACTTCTGGCAACCATCACCCGCCAATCGGCCCCCAGCCTGCCGGGGGAGTTTGCTGCGAGCATTGCACCTTTGTTTGGTTTTTCCTTTCGCCTGGGCCAGAATACCAGGGCTAGCCTGGCTGCCATCTTTGACCGGCGTGACCTGCGGGCGGAGCAGCGGCGCATGCAGGCAGAGTTGCAGCTATTGCGACAAGAAAACCAGCGCTTAACCCTGGAAAACCGTCGTCTACAGGCCACCTTGCGGGTACAGGCGGTTCAGGGCCTGGGGGTAGTTGCAGTGGCGCCGGTCATTGACGACGACCCCTCGGGGCTGTACCGGCGGCTTTTCTTGGGGGCTGGTGCGGCCCAGGGGCTGCGGGTGGGAATGCCTGTAACCTCTGCCAATGGGCTGGTAGGCGTTATTACCGAGGTTACGGCCAACAACGCTGTTGTACGAACCATCCTCGACCCCGAGTCGAGGGTGGGGGTTCGCCTGGCAGGCGCACCAGGTCGGGGTATTGCCTATGGCGCTCCACCGCGAATGCTGCGGGTTGAAATTGCACCCGAAGCCAGTGTCAAGCCCGGCGATAAGGTGGTTTCGGGCGCCCTGCAGGGGCTCTACCCTGCCGGTATTACGGTAGGCACGGTCGAGCAGGTGCTCCCTGTATCACCAGGAGCTTTGAAAAAGGTTTTGCTGGTACGGCCGGCTGTGCAGCTCTCGCTGTTGGAGGAAGTGCAGGTACTAAGGCCGCTATGA
- the mreD gene encoding rod shape-determining protein MreD, whose protein sequence is MRLILLIVLAFILQGFSSGLLGDTIPPPDLIYLATLLVVASLSPFFGLPLAFSIGLLQDLLSAGYPGLHAVGLLLAAYAYYRLSRLVHWDELAGQMVILGGSFVAKWLGIMLVALWLRLGQFNPLTLWSVMVPEMLLTLLIAPLAFGLYRQLYAGRSK, encoded by the coding sequence ATGCGACTGATTCTGCTTATCGTTTTGGCGTTTATACTCCAGGGTTTTTCATCCGGGCTGTTGGGTGACACCATCCCGCCACCCGATCTAATTTATCTGGCTACCTTGCTGGTGGTCGCTTCTTTATCGCCTTTTTTTGGCTTGCCCCTGGCCTTCTCGATAGGGCTACTGCAAGACCTGCTCTCGGCCGGATACCCTGGGCTACATGCGGTGGGGCTGTTGCTGGCCGCGTACGCATACTACCGACTTTCGCGCCTGGTGCACTGGGACGAGCTAGCCGGGCAAATGGTTATTCTGGGGGGAAGCTTTGTGGCCAAGTGGCTCGGGATCATGCTGGTGGCCCTCTGGCTACGACTGGGCCAGTTCAACCCTCTCACCCTCTGGTCGGTTATGGTACCGGAGATGCTGCTGACCCTACTGATTGCCCCCCTGGCATTTGGGCTATATCGGCAACTTTATGCAGGTCGCAGCAAATAG